A window of the Diabrotica undecimpunctata isolate CICGRU chromosome 1, icDiaUnde3, whole genome shotgun sequence genome harbors these coding sequences:
- the LOC140443810 gene encoding uncharacterized protein isoform X1, producing the protein MEFKVDIKEESVGYEQRHTESQLFTSENVGNLKNEPEDNSDVKVKAAIKEEFVEGNQQHIESQPFTSLELSDMKNKSDEDNSGFSQKSGMEITKNPEEATSKNPICSKYFSHRNNLNEHMIGTGELLHKCDICFKQYSYKSHLKIHLRTHTGERPYKCEICLKQFSMKADLERHIRVHTGDKPYECEVCYKEFSEAGHLKNHLRVHTGEKPYKCEICFKLFSERGSLTKHLKSHTGEKHYECEICFKAFLKMSDLKRHMRSHTKEKPYKCEICFKKFSQAGHLKLHLRVHTGEKPYECKICFKQFTTANDMKNHLRVHTGEKPYKCEICFKQFSDKSNLRAHLRIHSGEKPYKCEICFKKFSQAGHLKLHLRVHTGEKPYECEICFKQFSERGSLTKHLKTHTGEKPYECEICFKQFTTENNMKKHLRVHTGEKPYECEICFKEFSERGRLTKHLKTHAGEKPYECEICFKQFTTENNMKKHLRVHTGEKPYKCEICFKQFSDKSNLRAHLRIHSGEKPYKCEICFKKFSQAGHLKLHLRGHTGEKPYECEICFKQFSERGSLTKHLKTHTGEKPYECEICFKQFSERGSLTKHLKTHTGEKPYECEICFKQFTTANNMKKHLRVHTGEKPYECEICFKKFSEAYKLKNHLKVHTGEKPYGCEICFKQFTTENNMKKHLRVHTGEKPYECEICFKEFSERGRLTKHLKTHAGEKPYECEICFKQFTTENNMKKHLRVHTGEKPYKCEICFKQFSDKSNLRAHLRIHSGEKPYKCEICFKKFSQAGHLKLHLRGHTGEKPYECEICFKQFSERGSLTKHLKTHTGEKPYECEICFKQFSERGSLTKHLKTHTGEKPYECEICFKQFTTANNMKKHLRVHTGEKPYECEICFKKFSEAYKLKNHLKVHTGEKPYGCEICFKQFTTENNMKKHLRVHTGGKPHECEICFKQFSERGRLTKHLKTHAGEKPYECEICFKQFTTANIMKKHLRVHTGEKPYKCEICFKQFSDKSNLRAHLRIHSGEKPYKCEICFKKFSQAGHLKLHLRVHTGEKPYECEICFKQFSERGRLTKHLKTHTGEKPYECEICFKQFTTANNMKKHLRVHTGEKPY; encoded by the coding sequence gtttttcCCAAAAGAGCGGAATGGAAATCACGAAAAACCCTGAAGAAGCGACATCAAAAAATCCTATTTGTTCTAAATATTTTTCTCACAGAAATAATTTAAATGAACATATGATAGGGACTGGAGAACTACTTCATAAATGTGACATTTGCTTTAAACAGTATTCTTACAAAAGTCATTTGAAAATCCATTTGAGAACGCATACTGGAGAAagaccttataagtgtgaaatttgtttaaagcagttttctATGAAAGCAGATTTGGAAAGACATataagagtgcacactggagacaAGCCTTATGAGTGTGAAGTTTGTTATAAGGAGTTTAGCGAAGCAGGTCATTTGAAAAACCACttaagagtgcacactggagaaaagccttacaagtgtgaaatttgttttaagctgttTAGCGAAAGAGGAAGTCTAACGAAGCATTTGAAatcacacactggagaaaagcattacgagtgcgaaatttgttttaaggcgTTTCTTAAAATGAGTGATTTAAAACGCCATATGAGATCACATACCAAAGAaaagccttataagtgtgaaatttgttttaagaaatttagCCAAGCAGGTCATTTGAAactacatttgagagtgcacactggagaaaagccttacgagtgtaaaatttgttttaaacagtttacaacAGCAAACGATATGAAAaatcatttgagagtgcacactggagaaaagccttataagtgcgaaatttgttttaagcagtttagtgatAAAAGTAATTTAAGAGCACATTTGAGAATACACAGtggagaaaagccttataagtgtgaaatttgttttaagaaatttagCCAAGCAGGTCATTTGAAactacatttgagagtgcacactggcgaaaagccttacgagtgtgaaatttgttttaagcagtttagcgaAAGAGGAAGTCTGACGAAGCATTTGAAAACACACACTGGCGAAAAGCCttacgagtgtgaaatttgttttaaacagtttactacagaaaacaatatgaaaaaacatttgagagtgcacactggcgaaaagccttacgaatgtgaaatttgttttaaggagTTTAGCGAAAGAGGAAGGCTGACGAAGCATTTGAAAACACACGCTGGCGAAAAGCCttacgagtgtgaaatttgttttaaacagtttactacagaaaacaatatgaaaaaacatttgagagtgcacaccggagaaaagccttataagtgcgaaatttgttttaagcagtttagtgatAAAAGTAATTTAAGAGCACATTTGAGAATACACAGtggagaaaagccttataagtgtgaaatttgttttaagaaatttagCCAAGCAGGTCATTTGAAACTACATTTGAGAGGGCACACTGGCGAAAAGCCttacgagtgtgaaatttgttttaagcagtttagcgaAAGAGGAAGTCTGACGAAGCATTtgaaaacacacactggagaaaagccttacgagtgtgaaatttgttttaagcagtttagcgaAAGAGGAAGTCTGACGAAGCATTtgaaaacacacactggagaaaagccttacgagtgtgaaatttgttttaaacagtttactacagcaaacaatatgaaaaaacatttgagagtgcacaccggagaaaagccttacgagtgtgaaatttgttttaagaaatttagtGAAGCATACAAATTGAAAAACCACTTaaaagtgcacactggagaaaagccttacgggtgtgaaatttgttttaaacagtttactacagaaaacaatatgaaaaaacatttgagagtgcacactggcgaaaagccttacgaatgtgaaatttgttttaaggagTTTAGCGAAAGAGGAAGGCTGACGAAGCATTTGAAAACACACGCTGGCGAAAAGCCttacgagtgtgaaatttgttttaaacagtttactacagaaaacaatatgaaaaaacatttgagagtgcacaccggagaaaagccttataagtgcgaaatttgttttaagcagtttagtgatAAAAGTAATTTAAGAGCACATTTGAGAATACACAGtggagaaaagccttataagtgtgaaatttgttttaagaaatttagCCAAGCAGGTCATTTGAAACTACATTTGAGAGGGCACACTGGCGAAAAGCCttacgagtgtgaaatttgttttaagcagtttagcgaAAGAGGAAGTCTGACGAAGCATTtgaaaacacacactggagaaaagccttacgagtgtgaaatttgttttaagcagtttagcgaAAGAGGAAGTCTGACGAAGCATTtgaaaacacacactggagaaaagccttacgagtgtgaaatttgttttaaacagtttactacagcaaacaatatgaaaaaacatttgagagtgcacaccggagaaaagccttacgagtgtgaaatttgttttaagaaatttagtGAAGCATACAAATTGAAAAACCACTTaaaagtgcacactggagaaaagccttacgggtgtgaaatttgttttaaacagtttactacagaaaacaatatgaaaaaacatttgagagtgcacactggaggaAAGCCTcacgagtgtgaaatttgttttaagcagtttagcgaAAGAGGAAGGCTGACGAAGCATTTGAAAACACACGCTGGCGAAAAGCCttacgagtgtgaaatttgttttaaacagtttactaCAGCAAACATtatgaaaaaacatttgagagtgcacaccggagaaaagccttataagtgcgaaatttgttttaagcagtttagtgatAAAAGTAATTTAAGAGCACATTTGAGAATACACAGtggagaaaagccttataagtgtgaaatttgttttaagaaatttagCCAAGCAGGTCATTTGAAactacatttgagagtgcacactggcgaaaagccttacgagtgtgaaatttgttttaagcagtttagcgaAAGAGGAAGGCTGACGAAGCATTtgaaaacacacactggagaaaagccttacgagtgtgaaatttgttttaaacagtttactacagcaaacaatatgaaaaaacatttgagagtgcacaccggagaaaagccttactag
- the LOC140443810 gene encoding uncharacterized protein isoform X3: protein MRQIGFSQKSGMEITKNPEEATSKNPICSKYFSHRNNLNEHMIGTGELLHKCDICFKQYSYKSHLKIHLRTHTGERPYKCEICLKQFSMKADLERHIRVHTGDKPYECEVCYKEFSEAGHLKNHLRVHTGEKPYKCEICFKLFSERGSLTKHLKSHTGEKHYECEICFKAFLKMSDLKRHMRSHTKEKPYKCEICFKKFSQAGHLKLHLRVHTGEKPYECKICFKQFTTANDMKNHLRVHTGEKPYKCEICFKQFSDKSNLRAHLRIHSGEKPYKCEICFKKFSQAGHLKLHLRVHTGEKPYECEICFKQFSERGSLTKHLKTHTGEKPYECEICFKQFTTENNMKKHLRVHTGEKPYECEICFKEFSERGRLTKHLKTHAGEKPYECEICFKQFTTENNMKKHLRVHTGEKPYKCEICFKQFSDKSNLRAHLRIHSGEKPYKCEICFKKFSQAGHLKLHLRGHTGEKPYECEICFKQFSERGSLTKHLKTHTGEKPYECEICFKQFSERGSLTKHLKTHTGEKPYECEICFKQFTTANNMKKHLRVHTGEKPYECEICFKKFSEAYKLKNHLKVHTGEKPYGCEICFKQFTTENNMKKHLRVHTGEKPYECEICFKEFSERGRLTKHLKTHAGEKPYECEICFKQFTTENNMKKHLRVHTGEKPYKCEICFKQFSDKSNLRAHLRIHSGEKPYKCEICFKKFSQAGHLKLHLRGHTGEKPYECEICFKQFSERGSLTKHLKTHTGEKPYECEICFKQFSERGSLTKHLKTHTGEKPYECEICFKQFTTANNMKKHLRVHTGEKPYECEICFKKFSEAYKLKNHLKVHTGEKPYGCEICFKQFTTENNMKKHLRVHTGGKPHECEICFKQFSERGRLTKHLKTHAGEKPYECEICFKQFTTANIMKKHLRVHTGEKPYKCEICFKQFSDKSNLRAHLRIHSGEKPYKCEICFKKFSQAGHLKLHLRVHTGEKPYECEICFKQFSERGRLTKHLKTHTGEKPYECEICFKQFTTANNMKKHLRVHTGEKPY from the coding sequence gtttttcCCAAAAGAGCGGAATGGAAATCACGAAAAACCCTGAAGAAGCGACATCAAAAAATCCTATTTGTTCTAAATATTTTTCTCACAGAAATAATTTAAATGAACATATGATAGGGACTGGAGAACTACTTCATAAATGTGACATTTGCTTTAAACAGTATTCTTACAAAAGTCATTTGAAAATCCATTTGAGAACGCATACTGGAGAAagaccttataagtgtgaaatttgtttaaagcagttttctATGAAAGCAGATTTGGAAAGACATataagagtgcacactggagacaAGCCTTATGAGTGTGAAGTTTGTTATAAGGAGTTTAGCGAAGCAGGTCATTTGAAAAACCACttaagagtgcacactggagaaaagccttacaagtgtgaaatttgttttaagctgttTAGCGAAAGAGGAAGTCTAACGAAGCATTTGAAatcacacactggagaaaagcattacgagtgcgaaatttgttttaaggcgTTTCTTAAAATGAGTGATTTAAAACGCCATATGAGATCACATACCAAAGAaaagccttataagtgtgaaatttgttttaagaaatttagCCAAGCAGGTCATTTGAAactacatttgagagtgcacactggagaaaagccttacgagtgtaaaatttgttttaaacagtttacaacAGCAAACGATATGAAAaatcatttgagagtgcacactggagaaaagccttataagtgcgaaatttgttttaagcagtttagtgatAAAAGTAATTTAAGAGCACATTTGAGAATACACAGtggagaaaagccttataagtgtgaaatttgttttaagaaatttagCCAAGCAGGTCATTTGAAactacatttgagagtgcacactggcgaaaagccttacgagtgtgaaatttgttttaagcagtttagcgaAAGAGGAAGTCTGACGAAGCATTTGAAAACACACACTGGCGAAAAGCCttacgagtgtgaaatttgttttaaacagtttactacagaaaacaatatgaaaaaacatttgagagtgcacactggcgaaaagccttacgaatgtgaaatttgttttaaggagTTTAGCGAAAGAGGAAGGCTGACGAAGCATTTGAAAACACACGCTGGCGAAAAGCCttacgagtgtgaaatttgttttaaacagtttactacagaaaacaatatgaaaaaacatttgagagtgcacaccggagaaaagccttataagtgcgaaatttgttttaagcagtttagtgatAAAAGTAATTTAAGAGCACATTTGAGAATACACAGtggagaaaagccttataagtgtgaaatttgttttaagaaatttagCCAAGCAGGTCATTTGAAACTACATTTGAGAGGGCACACTGGCGAAAAGCCttacgagtgtgaaatttgttttaagcagtttagcgaAAGAGGAAGTCTGACGAAGCATTtgaaaacacacactggagaaaagccttacgagtgtgaaatttgttttaagcagtttagcgaAAGAGGAAGTCTGACGAAGCATTtgaaaacacacactggagaaaagccttacgagtgtgaaatttgttttaaacagtttactacagcaaacaatatgaaaaaacatttgagagtgcacaccggagaaaagccttacgagtgtgaaatttgttttaagaaatttagtGAAGCATACAAATTGAAAAACCACTTaaaagtgcacactggagaaaagccttacgggtgtgaaatttgttttaaacagtttactacagaaaacaatatgaaaaaacatttgagagtgcacactggcgaaaagccttacgaatgtgaaatttgttttaaggagTTTAGCGAAAGAGGAAGGCTGACGAAGCATTTGAAAACACACGCTGGCGAAAAGCCttacgagtgtgaaatttgttttaaacagtttactacagaaaacaatatgaaaaaacatttgagagtgcacaccggagaaaagccttataagtgcgaaatttgttttaagcagtttagtgatAAAAGTAATTTAAGAGCACATTTGAGAATACACAGtggagaaaagccttataagtgtgaaatttgttttaagaaatttagCCAAGCAGGTCATTTGAAACTACATTTGAGAGGGCACACTGGCGAAAAGCCttacgagtgtgaaatttgttttaagcagtttagcgaAAGAGGAAGTCTGACGAAGCATTtgaaaacacacactggagaaaagccttacgagtgtgaaatttgttttaagcagtttagcgaAAGAGGAAGTCTGACGAAGCATTtgaaaacacacactggagaaaagccttacgagtgtgaaatttgttttaaacagtttactacagcaaacaatatgaaaaaacatttgagagtgcacaccggagaaaagccttacgagtgtgaaatttgttttaagaaatttagtGAAGCATACAAATTGAAAAACCACTTaaaagtgcacactggagaaaagccttacgggtgtgaaatttgttttaaacagtttactacagaaaacaatatgaaaaaacatttgagagtgcacactggaggaAAGCCTcacgagtgtgaaatttgttttaagcagtttagcgaAAGAGGAAGGCTGACGAAGCATTTGAAAACACACGCTGGCGAAAAGCCttacgagtgtgaaatttgttttaaacagtttactaCAGCAAACATtatgaaaaaacatttgagagtgcacaccggagaaaagccttataagtgcgaaatttgttttaagcagtttagtgatAAAAGTAATTTAAGAGCACATTTGAGAATACACAGtggagaaaagccttataagtgtgaaatttgttttaagaaatttagCCAAGCAGGTCATTTGAAactacatttgagagtgcacactggcgaaaagccttacgagtgtgaaatttgttttaagcagtttagcgaAAGAGGAAGGCTGACGAAGCATTtgaaaacacacactggagaaaagccttacgagtgtgaaatttgttttaaacagtttactacagcaaacaatatgaaaaaacatttgagagtgcacaccggagaaaagccttactag
- the LOC140443810 gene encoding uncharacterized protein isoform X2, which produces MKNKSDEDNSGFSQKSGMEITKNPEEATSKNPICSKYFSHRNNLNEHMIGTGELLHKCDICFKQYSYKSHLKIHLRTHTGERPYKCEICLKQFSMKADLERHIRVHTGDKPYECEVCYKEFSEAGHLKNHLRVHTGEKPYKCEICFKLFSERGSLTKHLKSHTGEKHYECEICFKAFLKMSDLKRHMRSHTKEKPYKCEICFKKFSQAGHLKLHLRVHTGEKPYECKICFKQFTTANDMKNHLRVHTGEKPYKCEICFKQFSDKSNLRAHLRIHSGEKPYKCEICFKKFSQAGHLKLHLRVHTGEKPYECEICFKQFSERGSLTKHLKTHTGEKPYECEICFKQFTTENNMKKHLRVHTGEKPYECEICFKEFSERGRLTKHLKTHAGEKPYECEICFKQFTTENNMKKHLRVHTGEKPYKCEICFKQFSDKSNLRAHLRIHSGEKPYKCEICFKKFSQAGHLKLHLRGHTGEKPYECEICFKQFSERGSLTKHLKTHTGEKPYECEICFKQFSERGSLTKHLKTHTGEKPYECEICFKQFTTANNMKKHLRVHTGEKPYECEICFKKFSEAYKLKNHLKVHTGEKPYGCEICFKQFTTENNMKKHLRVHTGEKPYECEICFKEFSERGRLTKHLKTHAGEKPYECEICFKQFTTENNMKKHLRVHTGEKPYKCEICFKQFSDKSNLRAHLRIHSGEKPYKCEICFKKFSQAGHLKLHLRGHTGEKPYECEICFKQFSERGSLTKHLKTHTGEKPYECEICFKQFSERGSLTKHLKTHTGEKPYECEICFKQFTTANNMKKHLRVHTGEKPYECEICFKKFSEAYKLKNHLKVHTGEKPYGCEICFKQFTTENNMKKHLRVHTGGKPHECEICFKQFSERGRLTKHLKTHAGEKPYECEICFKQFTTANIMKKHLRVHTGEKPYKCEICFKQFSDKSNLRAHLRIHSGEKPYKCEICFKKFSQAGHLKLHLRVHTGEKPYECEICFKQFSERGRLTKHLKTHTGEKPYECEICFKQFTTANNMKKHLRVHTGEKPY; this is translated from the coding sequence gtttttcCCAAAAGAGCGGAATGGAAATCACGAAAAACCCTGAAGAAGCGACATCAAAAAATCCTATTTGTTCTAAATATTTTTCTCACAGAAATAATTTAAATGAACATATGATAGGGACTGGAGAACTACTTCATAAATGTGACATTTGCTTTAAACAGTATTCTTACAAAAGTCATTTGAAAATCCATTTGAGAACGCATACTGGAGAAagaccttataagtgtgaaatttgtttaaagcagttttctATGAAAGCAGATTTGGAAAGACATataagagtgcacactggagacaAGCCTTATGAGTGTGAAGTTTGTTATAAGGAGTTTAGCGAAGCAGGTCATTTGAAAAACCACttaagagtgcacactggagaaaagccttacaagtgtgaaatttgttttaagctgttTAGCGAAAGAGGAAGTCTAACGAAGCATTTGAAatcacacactggagaaaagcattacgagtgcgaaatttgttttaaggcgTTTCTTAAAATGAGTGATTTAAAACGCCATATGAGATCACATACCAAAGAaaagccttataagtgtgaaatttgttttaagaaatttagCCAAGCAGGTCATTTGAAactacatttgagagtgcacactggagaaaagccttacgagtgtaaaatttgttttaaacagtttacaacAGCAAACGATATGAAAaatcatttgagagtgcacactggagaaaagccttataagtgcgaaatttgttttaagcagtttagtgatAAAAGTAATTTAAGAGCACATTTGAGAATACACAGtggagaaaagccttataagtgtgaaatttgttttaagaaatttagCCAAGCAGGTCATTTGAAactacatttgagagtgcacactggcgaaaagccttacgagtgtgaaatttgttttaagcagtttagcgaAAGAGGAAGTCTGACGAAGCATTTGAAAACACACACTGGCGAAAAGCCttacgagtgtgaaatttgttttaaacagtttactacagaaaacaatatgaaaaaacatttgagagtgcacactggcgaaaagccttacgaatgtgaaatttgttttaaggagTTTAGCGAAAGAGGAAGGCTGACGAAGCATTTGAAAACACACGCTGGCGAAAAGCCttacgagtgtgaaatttgttttaaacagtttactacagaaaacaatatgaaaaaacatttgagagtgcacaccggagaaaagccttataagtgcgaaatttgttttaagcagtttagtgatAAAAGTAATTTAAGAGCACATTTGAGAATACACAGtggagaaaagccttataagtgtgaaatttgttttaagaaatttagCCAAGCAGGTCATTTGAAACTACATTTGAGAGGGCACACTGGCGAAAAGCCttacgagtgtgaaatttgttttaagcagtttagcgaAAGAGGAAGTCTGACGAAGCATTtgaaaacacacactggagaaaagccttacgagtgtgaaatttgttttaagcagtttagcgaAAGAGGAAGTCTGACGAAGCATTtgaaaacacacactggagaaaagccttacgagtgtgaaatttgttttaaacagtttactacagcaaacaatatgaaaaaacatttgagagtgcacaccggagaaaagccttacgagtgtgaaatttgttttaagaaatttagtGAAGCATACAAATTGAAAAACCACTTaaaagtgcacactggagaaaagccttacgggtgtgaaatttgttttaaacagtttactacagaaaacaatatgaaaaaacatttgagagtgcacactggcgaaaagccttacgaatgtgaaatttgttttaaggagTTTAGCGAAAGAGGAAGGCTGACGAAGCATTTGAAAACACACGCTGGCGAAAAGCCttacgagtgtgaaatttgttttaaacagtttactacagaaaacaatatgaaaaaacatttgagagtgcacaccggagaaaagccttataagtgcgaaatttgttttaagcagtttagtgatAAAAGTAATTTAAGAGCACATTTGAGAATACACAGtggagaaaagccttataagtgtgaaatttgttttaagaaatttagCCAAGCAGGTCATTTGAAACTACATTTGAGAGGGCACACTGGCGAAAAGCCttacgagtgtgaaatttgttttaagcagtttagcgaAAGAGGAAGTCTGACGAAGCATTtgaaaacacacactggagaaaagccttacgagtgtgaaatttgttttaagcagtttagcgaAAGAGGAAGTCTGACGAAGCATTtgaaaacacacactggagaaaagccttacgagtgtgaaatttgttttaaacagtttactacagcaaacaatatgaaaaaacatttgagagtgcacaccggagaaaagccttacgagtgtgaaatttgttttaagaaatttagtGAAGCATACAAATTGAAAAACCACTTaaaagtgcacactggagaaaagccttacgggtgtgaaatttgttttaaacagtttactacagaaaacaatatgaaaaaacatttgagagtgcacactggaggaAAGCCTcacgagtgtgaaatttgttttaagcagtttagcgaAAGAGGAAGGCTGACGAAGCATTTGAAAACACACGCTGGCGAAAAGCCttacgagtgtgaaatttgttttaaacagtttactaCAGCAAACATtatgaaaaaacatttgagagtgcacaccggagaaaagccttataagtgcgaaatttgttttaagcagtttagtgatAAAAGTAATTTAAGAGCACATTTGAGAATACACAGtggagaaaagccttataagtgtgaaatttgttttaagaaatttagCCAAGCAGGTCATTTGAAactacatttgagagtgcacactggcgaaaagccttacgagtgtgaaatttgttttaagcagtttagcgaAAGAGGAAGGCTGACGAAGCATTtgaaaacacacactggagaaaagccttacgagtgtgaaatttgttttaaacagtttactacagcaaacaatatgaaaaaacatttgagagtgcacaccggagaaaagccttactag